Proteins found in one Sporosarcina sp. FSL K6-3457 genomic segment:
- a CDS encoding isochorismatase family protein: MAIPTILPYPMPVESGLLTSKVEWTINPKRAVLLIHDMQQYFLDAFNLKESPIVELLANIRMLKANCAKLGIPVVYSVQPGGQSTEQRGLLQDFWGPGINDGPYQKQIIEELLPSDEDIVLTKWRYSAFQKTDLLELMKQRGRNQLLVCGIYAHIGCLLTSCEAFMQDIQPFFVTDAVADFSLEKHKMAITYAAERCAVTMSTQQLIEELNGEGSSVHIAQSDNAYTLTQQSIREDVAMLIQVHPLDIGEQDNLINIWGLDSVRIMTLVERWRRSGVEITFVELAEHPSLAHWWELISAQKKQALPNLDYFTG, from the coding sequence ATGGCTATTCCTACTATATTACCATATCCAATGCCTGTGGAATCGGGCTTGCTAACAAGCAAGGTCGAGTGGACTATCAATCCGAAGCGAGCCGTATTACTTATTCATGACATGCAGCAGTACTTCCTGGATGCGTTCAATCTCAAGGAATCGCCTATTGTGGAATTGCTGGCGAATATTCGTATGCTCAAGGCTAATTGTGCCAAGCTTGGTATACCTGTAGTCTACTCGGTTCAGCCTGGAGGGCAGTCTACTGAACAACGTGGTTTGTTGCAGGACTTTTGGGGACCGGGCATTAACGATGGTCCTTATCAGAAACAAATTATAGAAGAACTCTTGCCGAGCGATGAGGACATTGTTTTGACTAAGTGGAGATATAGTGCATTTCAAAAGACTGATCTGTTGGAATTAATGAAGCAGCGTGGCAGAAATCAACTGTTAGTATGTGGAATTTACGCGCACATAGGCTGCTTATTAACTTCCTGTGAAGCATTCATGCAGGATATTCAACCGTTCTTCGTTACGGATGCAGTAGCAGACTTCTCATTGGAGAAGCACAAAATGGCTATAACTTATGCAGCTGAGCGATGTGCAGTGACCATGTCTACTCAGCAACTGATTGAAGAGTTAAATGGAGAGGGATCGTCAGTTCATATTGCTCAGTCAGATAATGCGTATACACTGACACAGCAATCCATACGTGAAGATGTGGCAATGCTAATTCAGGTGCACCCATTGGATATTGGGGAACAAGACAATCTTATCAACATATGGGGGCTTGATTCAGTAAGGATTATGACTCTTGTTGAAAGGTGGCGCCGGAGCGGCGTTGAAATTACTTTTGTAGAGTTGGCTGAGCATCCGTCCCTTGCCCATTGGTGGGAACTGATTTCAGCGCAGAAGAAGCAAGCTCTGCCAAACCTAGACTATTTTACAGGATGA
- a CDS encoding alpha/beta hydrolase has product MGFYIKNKDEVTRGNIERSIVKVPNAEQWEMQSSAEKRKYQIIVHVPSIAAPPTGYPVIYLLDGNSVFATMVEALRMQCHRPDKTGVVPAVIVGIGYQTNLPFAPDRYYDFTSIPTTEFSHTSDGTLLPKQGGAAAFLTFIEEELKPQIESEFNINKSRQAIFGHSLGGLFALYVLFTKPSAFQSYIAGSPSIHWNKKIMFEAEQKFISCLERSHINAELLIGMGELEKQHVSRNYDHAKKLSDRLAAQSNRGVNVKFAEFEGEGHTSVLPVLISRALRFALKPEK; this is encoded by the coding sequence GTGGGGTTTTATATAAAAAACAAAGATGAGGTTACGAGGGGAAATATTGAGCGTAGTATTGTGAAAGTTCCCAATGCGGAGCAATGGGAGATGCAATCAAGCGCAGAGAAACGAAAATATCAAATTATAGTTCATGTACCTTCTATAGCTGCACCTCCTACCGGATATCCAGTCATTTATTTACTGGATGGTAATTCTGTATTTGCGACGATGGTAGAGGCATTACGCATGCAGTGCCATCGACCCGATAAGACGGGAGTTGTACCTGCGGTTATCGTAGGCATCGGTTATCAAACAAATCTTCCTTTTGCGCCAGATCGCTATTATGACTTTACTTCAATTCCTACAACCGAGTTTAGTCATACGTCTGATGGGACCCTTTTGCCTAAACAGGGTGGAGCAGCCGCATTTCTAACATTCATCGAAGAGGAGCTAAAGCCGCAAATTGAAAGTGAGTTTAATATCAATAAAAGTAGACAAGCGATTTTTGGACATTCACTTGGAGGTCTTTTCGCATTATATGTCCTGTTTACTAAGCCTAGTGCCTTTCAGAGCTATATTGCAGGCAGTCCATCCATCCATTGGAACAAGAAAATAATGTTTGAAGCAGAGCAGAAATTTATCTCTTGTTTGGAACGGAGCCACATCAACGCTGAACTATTAATTGGAATGGGAGAATTGGAGAAGCAACATGTCTCCCGTAATTATGATCATGCAAAAAAGCTATCAGATAGACTAGCTGCTCAATCAAATCGGGGAGTAAATGTAAAGTTTGCGGAGTTTGAGGGGGAGGGGCACACATCGGTATTGCCGGTATTAATCAGTAGGGCTTTGCGCTTTGCCCTTAAACCGGAAAAGTAA
- a CDS encoding helix-turn-helix domain-containing protein, with protein sequence MLPEKGLQIEKCSSKLEQASKKSLIEIREFIDQNYSEPLSIRQLAEMADISPKYFGDLFKKTFGQNVMNYLTDLRINQAKRYLAQTDILFRDIALKVGYSDEYYFSRKFKKEVGMSPSEFVKNSRKRLAVSTTAAMGQLLALDIIPIAAPLDPKWTPYYYNVYSTQIKSHLKLNHLNTNLKCEANLQKIKASSS encoded by the coding sequence ATGCTTCCAGAAAAGGGATTACAAATCGAAAAATGTTCAAGTAAGTTGGAGCAGGCTTCGAAGAAAAGTTTAATTGAAATTAGAGAATTTATTGATCAGAACTACAGCGAACCTCTCTCCATTAGACAACTGGCAGAAATGGCGGATATTAGTCCGAAATACTTTGGAGATCTTTTCAAGAAAACATTTGGGCAGAATGTAATGAACTATTTAACAGATCTTCGAATTAATCAGGCGAAGCGTTACTTGGCGCAAACTGATATTTTATTTCGAGATATCGCTTTGAAGGTAGGGTATAGCGATGAGTATTACTTCAGTAGAAAGTTTAAAAAGGAGGTTGGTATGTCACCGTCTGAGTTCGTTAAAAATTCAAGAAAACGTCTTGCTGTAAGTACCACAGCTGCTATGGGACAATTGCTTGCTTTAGACATCATACCGATTGCAGCGCCTTTAGATCCGAAGTGGACTCCCTATTATTATAACGTATATAGTACGCAGATAAAATCGCATTTAAAGCTAAATCATCTTAATACCAACTTGAAATGTGAAGCGAATTTACAAAAAATTAAGGCAAGCTCGTCCTGA
- a CDS encoding ABC transporter substrate-binding protein yields MFRIEKRPSAVIRKRMILLLCLVIVGSLLVACGSNDGGASETSEQQGTLSTTATASIEEEQVESQIDVLTLKDDLGNEVEIPTAPERVFAPYLEDSLLKLGVKPVAQWANGDMGHEYLQEELKDVLKIDFSGGQPSPEVLMDLNPDLIILHTESYAANGGYEKYSKIAPTFVFKNAAGDIEKTLEKVGELLGKTDEATAALQAYEQKVLDAKEKLAISAEGKKVAIIRFAAKGVSLMGGNYLSGHVVNKQLGIEMSHLTDNENSYEISTEVLPELGVDYIFVINAYGQGTERLAEMEKSAIWQAIPAVKQGHVYEMDSAYWLGSGLIAYGKIIDDTVKVLTE; encoded by the coding sequence ATGTTTAGAATAGAAAAAAGACCCAGTGCAGTGATTAGAAAGAGAATGATCCTTTTATTGTGCTTGGTGATTGTAGGAAGTTTACTAGTTGCCTGTGGTTCTAATGATGGTGGTGCCTCAGAAACATCTGAGCAGCAAGGTACTTTATCAACAACAGCTACCGCTTCTATAGAGGAGGAACAAGTTGAAAGCCAGATTGATGTACTTACTTTAAAGGATGACCTTGGCAATGAAGTTGAAATTCCAACAGCACCTGAGAGGGTTTTTGCTCCTTATCTTGAAGATTCACTGCTTAAGCTGGGAGTAAAACCAGTAGCTCAATGGGCAAACGGTGATATGGGGCATGAGTATTTGCAGGAGGAATTGAAAGATGTTCTGAAGATTGACTTCTCGGGAGGGCAACCCTCGCCGGAGGTGTTAATGGACTTGAATCCTGATTTAATTATCCTGCACACTGAAAGTTATGCAGCAAATGGAGGTTATGAGAAGTATTCGAAAATTGCTCCAACCTTTGTGTTTAAAAATGCTGCTGGGGATATAGAAAAGACTCTAGAAAAAGTTGGGGAGTTACTTGGGAAAACTGATGAAGCAACTGCTGCATTACAGGCTTACGAGCAAAAAGTACTTGATGCAAAGGAGAAGCTGGCAATATCAGCAGAGGGAAAGAAGGTTGCAATTATTCGATTTGCAGCCAAAGGTGTTAGTTTGATGGGTGGCAATTATTTAAGTGGACATGTAGTAAACAAACAGCTGGGGATTGAGATGTCTCATCTAACGGATAATGAGAATAGTTATGAGATTTCAACGGAAGTACTCCCAGAGCTTGGTGTGGATTATATATTTGTGATTAATGCATATGGCCAAGGTACTGAGCGACTAGCAGAGATGGAGAAGAGTGCCATTTGGCAAGCGATCCCAGCAGTAAAACAAGGACATGTTTATGAGATGGACAGTGCATATTGGCTAGGGAGCGGTCTTATCGCTTATGGGAAAATAATTGATGACACTGTCAAGGTATTGACTGAATAA
- a CDS encoding helix-turn-helix domain-containing protein, whose amino-acid sequence MHIGTRLKELRNLKGMTQAAVSQGITSAPHYSNIEGGHFVTSQDILVLLAKRLSVPIGYLTHGHATDKKITVLLRQYEDLLNEDRLEEALSFREMHEKSFTYIYSLHQELYFRLLRSIEFFKGKNFEAFGQYYIDKIVPCIGQDTLFNLNTFIQEKYNYISGLYYYINANYQECIPLFVSVLKMNEDPLLHARLNFNIALAYFRLLHYNDALEFVKKAKDHHLNLHNWKSTADCYNLMGVLYKGQKDFINAEIYTLKGLHIIGDTDMVRQARLQHNLAIIYKEQKRLSEALDVINSSLALKKEHDSDDLFISYRGKLIILLELKDVKLLLKTIELARSTCITELDRVHLQVFEGKLFLLQNNYPKYEKYIQQSIDYYFKLERLDDLKDLAEELAEYYAERKQYKKAYELNKKCILALKNI is encoded by the coding sequence TTGCATATCGGTACGAGGTTGAAAGAACTGCGAAACTTAAAAGGTATGACGCAAGCTGCAGTCAGTCAAGGGATTACCTCGGCACCCCATTACAGCAATATCGAGGGTGGCCACTTTGTGACTTCACAAGATATATTAGTATTGCTGGCTAAGCGATTGTCCGTACCTATTGGTTATTTAACACACGGACATGCTACGGACAAAAAAATAACCGTATTACTACGTCAATACGAGGATTTGTTAAATGAAGATCGATTAGAGGAAGCATTATCTTTTCGTGAAATGCATGAGAAAAGCTTCACGTACATCTATTCACTGCATCAGGAATTGTATTTTAGACTGTTAAGATCTATAGAATTTTTTAAAGGAAAAAATTTTGAGGCTTTCGGACAATACTACATTGATAAAATTGTTCCTTGCATAGGTCAAGACACACTATTTAATTTAAATACCTTTATTCAGGAAAAGTATAATTATATTTCTGGGTTATATTATTACATTAATGCTAACTATCAGGAGTGTATTCCGCTTTTTGTGAGTGTGTTAAAAATGAATGAAGACCCTTTGCTCCATGCTCGGCTTAACTTTAATATCGCTTTAGCTTATTTCCGTCTTCTCCACTACAATGATGCTCTAGAGTTTGTAAAAAAAGCAAAAGACCATCATCTGAATTTGCATAATTGGAAAAGTACTGCAGATTGCTATAATTTAATGGGTGTCCTTTATAAAGGACAAAAGGATTTTATAAATGCTGAAATCTATACTCTTAAAGGACTACATATCATTGGTGATACAGATATGGTTAGACAGGCAAGACTTCAACATAATCTCGCCATCATTTATAAGGAGCAAAAGCGACTTAGCGAAGCATTGGATGTAATCAATAGCTCGTTGGCTCTGAAGAAAGAGCATGATTCTGATGATTTATTTATCTCTTATCGCGGAAAATTAATCATTTTATTAGAATTAAAAGATGTTAAATTATTATTAAAAACGATCGAATTAGCACGTAGTACTTGTATAACTGAATTAGATAGAGTTCATTTGCAGGTCTTCGAAGGTAAGCTGTTTCTTTTACAAAATAACTATCCTAAGTACGAAAAATACATACAACAAAGTATTGACTATTATTTCAAACTGGAACGATTGGACGATTTAAAAGACTTAGCAGAAGAATTAGCAGAATACTATGCTGAGAGAAAACAATATAAAAAAGCTTATGAACTTAACAAAAAGTGTATTCTTGCATTAAAAAATATATAA
- a CDS encoding ABC transporter substrate-binding protein: MKRIYKKLRQARPDAIIGTDQVCPSEKKKINRIAPSFFVPAEHISWKEQLKMVARFLEREDRAEQWIERYEFKVQSAREQIGSALGDDKILVVRIHGQNIHMYWNRGLEDVLYQDLKLEAVYRGNEPSNIEQLTKLDPDRILLVVCPEALSRAYWLALQHSVEWRQLKAVRSRKTYHILSDPWFEYSAVSIIRMLDEALLLFTGNCPNAFLENVHGEL, translated from the coding sequence GTGAAGCGAATTTACAAAAAATTAAGGCAAGCTCGTCCTGATGCGATTATCGGAACGGATCAGGTCTGTCCTTCGGAGAAGAAAAAAATAAATAGGATTGCCCCCTCATTCTTTGTTCCGGCAGAGCACATTAGTTGGAAAGAGCAATTGAAGATGGTTGCACGATTTCTGGAAAGGGAGGATAGGGCAGAGCAGTGGATAGAACGATATGAATTCAAGGTCCAGTCAGCTAGGGAACAAATAGGAAGTGCGCTTGGAGATGACAAAATCTTAGTGGTGCGTATCCATGGACAAAACATTCATATGTATTGGAATCGGGGATTAGAGGACGTTTTATATCAGGATCTAAAACTAGAAGCAGTTTATCGAGGAAATGAGCCATCTAATATAGAGCAATTGACAAAGCTTGATCCTGATCGGATTTTACTGGTCGTTTGCCCCGAAGCTTTATCACGGGCATACTGGTTAGCGTTACAGCATTCAGTGGAGTGGCGTCAGTTGAAAGCTGTAAGAAGCAGAAAAACATATCATATTTTATCGGACCCTTGGTTTGAATACTCTGCAGTTTCGATTATTCGAATGTTAGATGAAGCGTTACTACTATTCACAGGAAATTGTCCAAATGCATTTCTGGAAAACGTCCATGGTGAACTCTAA
- a CDS encoding (2,3-dihydroxybenzoyl)adenylate synthase translates to MLSGCPTWPKEFAEQYRNEGCWQGETFGKMLRQRAASYGERIVIVSGDYRLSYAELDARVDRLAAGLTALGIKSYDRVIVQLPNIPEFIEVCFALFRLGALPVFALPLHRMSEITYISELSHAVAYIIPDVDSGFDYLELASQVTAKVPTLQHVIVVGDAGQYTALSDLYREPISELKEPSASDVAFLQLSGGTTGLPKLIPRTHDDYIYSLRLSAEICLLDENSVYLAVLPIAHNYPLSSPGILGTIYAGGKVVLARGASPDEVFPLIQLEQVTITAVVPPLALIWLDAATSRCPDFSYLQVLQVGGAKFNAEVARRISPTLGCKLQQVFGMAEGLVNYTRLDDPEEVIINTQGRPMSPYDEIRLVDEDDCEVESGQVGHLQTRGPYTIRGYYKAEEHNTKSFTTDGFYRTGDLASLGPMGNLVVEGRDKDQINRGGDKVAAEELENHILAHPGVHDVAVVAMPDEFLGERTCAFIIPHESSLTSAEIKAFLRERGLAVYKIPDRVEFTNTFPKTRVGKVSKKVLRELISEKLCSLAKVQS, encoded by the coding sequence ATGTTGTCAGGATGCCCAACATGGCCTAAAGAATTTGCAGAGCAGTATCGTAATGAAGGATGCTGGCAAGGAGAAACATTTGGAAAGATGTTAAGACAACGCGCGGCTTCCTATGGGGAGCGCATTGTTATTGTGAGTGGTGATTACCGGCTGAGTTATGCGGAGCTTGATGCAAGGGTGGATCGGTTGGCAGCGGGGCTTACTGCCTTGGGGATCAAGTCGTATGATCGAGTCATTGTCCAACTTCCAAATATCCCGGAGTTCATAGAAGTTTGTTTTGCATTGTTTCGCTTAGGGGCATTGCCTGTCTTTGCCTTACCGTTGCATCGAATGAGTGAAATTACTTATATATCCGAGTTATCTCATGCGGTTGCTTATATTATTCCAGATGTGGACTCCGGATTCGATTATCTGGAGCTCGCTTCTCAAGTTACAGCGAAAGTCCCGACTTTGCAACATGTGATTGTGGTCGGTGACGCTGGACAATATACCGCACTGAGTGACCTATACAGAGAACCTATAAGCGAGCTGAAGGAGCCGAGTGCAAGTGATGTAGCATTTCTTCAGTTATCTGGTGGAACTACAGGATTACCAAAGCTGATTCCTCGGACGCATGACGACTACATTTATAGTCTCCGCCTAAGTGCTGAAATATGCCTTCTAGATGAGAATAGCGTATATCTTGCTGTACTTCCTATTGCTCATAATTATCCGCTTAGTTCACCGGGGATACTCGGCACGATATATGCTGGAGGTAAAGTAGTACTTGCGCGTGGAGCAAGTCCAGATGAAGTGTTTCCATTGATTCAATTGGAGCAAGTTACGATTACAGCGGTTGTACCACCGCTTGCCCTGATATGGCTTGATGCAGCAACATCAAGATGCCCTGATTTTTCCTATCTTCAGGTACTCCAGGTTGGCGGGGCGAAGTTTAATGCAGAGGTAGCAAGAAGGATAAGTCCAACGCTAGGATGTAAACTTCAGCAGGTTTTTGGGATGGCAGAAGGGCTTGTTAATTATACTCGGCTTGATGATCCCGAGGAAGTCATTATTAATACACAGGGCAGACCGATGTCACCCTATGATGAGATTCGACTGGTGGACGAGGATGACTGCGAAGTTGAGTCGGGGCAAGTAGGCCATCTTCAAACTCGTGGACCCTATACGATTCGTGGATATTATAAGGCTGAGGAACATAACACCAAATCGTTCACAACAGATGGTTTTTATCGTACAGGAGATCTAGCTAGTCTGGGACCAATGGGGAATCTTGTTGTAGAGGGACGAGATAAGGATCAGATTAACCGTGGTGGAGACAAAGTGGCCGCTGAGGAGTTAGAGAATCACATCCTTGCTCATCCCGGTGTGCATGATGTAGCAGTCGTTGCGATGCCGGATGAATTTCTTGGAGAGCGTACGTGTGCATTCATTATTCCACATGAATCGTCCCTTACATCTGCTGAAATCAAAGCTTTTTTAAGAGAACGAGGGTTGGCGGTATACAAGATTCCGGATCGTGTGGAGTTTACTAATACTTTTCCGAAGACGAGAGTAGGAAAGGTAAGTAAGAAAGTACTTCGTGAATTAATAAGCGAGAAGCTATGCAGCCTTGCAAAAGTCCAATCATAA
- the dhbC gene encoding isochorismate synthase DhbC, translating to MLKYEAVPSELAAKLLENYRAGSSFFWSSPKQTLLARGEYTRLIAPGEPDRLVSLPQRVAKCFAELKSAGHNQSVIVGAIPFDCMVPAELVVPKTIEWAGPLSMNSEIRVDEPVASVYKIHEVPEPAEYIESVNQVLVRLARGDLQKVVLSRSLHINLPTVVDTHHLLRNLARHNPHGYTFGMNLSKVEVDESSEGLLSMNDGPLTLIGASPELLVTKEGIRIKANPLAGSAARSDDPMEDERRAATLLASTKDRHEHAVVVEAVVAALSPYCKTLEVPSEPSLAQTNTMWHLSTEINGELEDIRTSVLELAMALHPTPAVCGTPTDLAREVIKEIEPFERGFFTGLVGWCDSSGNGEWAVTIRCAEVENRTLRLFAGAGIVSGSSGEEELAETSAKLGTMFRALGLRQPSEVTGEG from the coding sequence ATGCTGAAATATGAAGCAGTACCTTCAGAATTAGCAGCAAAACTACTTGAAAATTACCGAGCGGGATCATCTTTTTTTTGGTCTTCGCCTAAACAAACTCTACTTGCACGAGGTGAATATACTAGACTGATAGCACCGGGTGAGCCTGATAGATTGGTAAGTCTACCCCAGCGTGTTGCAAAATGTTTCGCTGAGCTTAAGAGTGCAGGACATAATCAATCGGTTATTGTAGGTGCAATCCCATTTGATTGTATGGTTCCAGCAGAGCTTGTAGTACCTAAGACAATTGAGTGGGCAGGTCCATTAAGTATGAACTCCGAAATTCGGGTAGATGAACCCGTGGCATCTGTCTATAAGATACACGAGGTGCCAGAACCGGCTGAGTATATAGAGAGCGTGAATCAGGTTTTAGTACGCCTTGCTCGTGGAGATCTTCAAAAGGTTGTTCTATCTCGCTCTCTCCATATTAATTTGCCCACAGTAGTAGATACGCATCATCTACTGAGAAACTTGGCTCGGCATAATCCTCATGGTTATACGTTTGGCATGAATCTGTCCAAAGTAGAAGTGGACGAGTCTTCGGAAGGTCTATTATCCATGAATGATGGGCCACTTACATTGATTGGTGCGAGTCCCGAGTTGCTCGTAACAAAGGAGGGAATAAGGATTAAGGCAAACCCATTGGCGGGTTCTGCAGCTCGAAGTGATGATCCTATGGAGGACGAGCGACGAGCCGCTACATTGCTAGCTTCAACAAAGGATAGACACGAGCATGCTGTAGTTGTGGAAGCCGTCGTTGCTGCGCTAAGTCCATATTGTAAAACGCTAGAAGTTCCATCCGAACCCTCGCTTGCACAGACGAATACGATGTGGCATCTATCAACTGAAATTAACGGAGAGCTTGAAGATATTCGAACTTCGGTTCTTGAGCTTGCGATGGCGCTACATCCTACTCCTGCTGTCTGCGGGACACCTACTGACCTGGCAAGAGAGGTCATTAAGGAGATCGAGCCATTTGAACGCGGCTTTTTCACGGGGCTGGTCGGTTGGTGTGACTCGAGTGGCAATGGTGAATGGGCAGTTACTATTCGTTGTGCAGAGGTAGAGAATCGTACGCTTCGTCTATTTGCAGGGGCGGGTATTGTAAGTGGCTCGAGTGGAGAGGAAGAACTTGCAGAGACATCTGCCAAGTTAGGCACGATGTTTCGAGCATTGGGATTGAGGCAACCATCAGAAGTGACTGGGGAGGGATAA
- a CDS encoding NADPH-dependent FMN reductase codes for MKVLFVDGTIIGSKTGAVLETVKGYIEETGCGYELEYLDFADYTHQIVDGRPLAEYNDDMQQLVKKFEEADGYILASPIFQGSIPGVLKNAFDMLHPHTMRYKPVSIVANGGTYQHHLVIENQLKPILDYFRCLVTPNYVYTHMSHFDKDNTIIDDDVHNRLRELARVFVKYAEMSQGLSKDALDEN; via the coding sequence TTGAAAGTTTTGTTTGTGGACGGGACCATTATCGGCAGCAAAACAGGCGCTGTTCTCGAAACAGTTAAAGGTTATATAGAAGAAACTGGTTGTGGCTATGAACTGGAATATTTGGATTTTGCAGACTACACACATCAAATTGTCGATGGTCGCCCACTAGCTGAATACAATGATGACATGCAACAGCTTGTCAAAAAGTTTGAAGAAGCAGACGGCTATATATTGGCGTCCCCGATTTTCCAAGGGTCAATCCCAGGTGTGCTGAAAAATGCTTTCGACATGCTACATCCGCATACCATGCGTTACAAACCGGTATCCATCGTTGCAAATGGTGGTACATACCAACATCATCTCGTCATTGAGAACCAACTGAAGCCAATCTTAGATTACTTCCGCTGCCTCGTAACACCGAACTACGTCTATACCCATATGAGTCATTTCGATAAGGACAACACCATTATCGACGACGATGTGCATAACCGCTTGCGAGAGCTTGCAAGAGTTTTCGTGAAATATGCTGAAATGAGTCAAGGTTTATCGAAAGATGCATTGGATGAAAACTAA
- a CDS encoding 2,3-dihydro-2,3-dihydroxybenzoate dehydrogenase codes for MRVTGIGGKVALVTGAAQGIGETVARHLAELGAIVAAVDLNAERLKELVCDLKSENLHAAEYAVDVSDSFAVDEIVERIEEELGPIEILVNVAGILKPGSIESLSDEDWIATFNVNTNGVFYVSRSVIKRMAPRKIGAIVTVGSNATRVPRMHMAAYAASKAASTMFTKCMGLEQAHNNIRCNVVSPGSTDTAMQRVLWEGEDRAEDVIGGSSESYRVGIPLGKLATSSDIADAVVYLVSDQARHITMHDLCIDGGATLGG; via the coding sequence TTGCGAGTTACGGGAATAGGAGGGAAAGTAGCTTTGGTCACTGGAGCAGCCCAGGGGATTGGAGAAACTGTTGCTAGGCACTTGGCCGAACTAGGGGCGATTGTAGCGGCGGTAGATTTGAATGCTGAAAGACTGAAGGAGCTAGTGTGCGACTTGAAAAGTGAAAATCTTCATGCGGCGGAATATGCAGTTGACGTAAGTGACAGTTTTGCAGTTGACGAAATTGTGGAGCGAATTGAAGAGGAGCTGGGGCCTATAGAAATTCTTGTGAACGTTGCAGGCATTCTGAAGCCCGGTTCAATTGAATCATTATCTGATGAAGATTGGATTGCAACTTTCAATGTGAATACTAATGGTGTGTTTTATGTATCTCGCTCAGTTATTAAGCGTATGGCTCCACGTAAAATAGGTGCCATTGTGACAGTAGGATCCAACGCCACTCGAGTACCGCGTATGCATATGGCTGCTTATGCAGCTTCGAAGGCTGCGTCGACGATGTTCACTAAATGTATGGGGTTGGAACAAGCTCATAATAATATTCGCTGTAATGTAGTTTCACCCGGTTCGACGGATACAGCTATGCAGCGAGTATTATGGGAAGGTGAGGATAGGGCAGAGGATGTCATCGGAGGTTCTAGCGAGTCGTATCGTGTAGGTATACCCCTTGGCAAACTAGCGACGTCCTCGGACATCGCCGATGCAGTAGTCTATCTAGTTTCTGATCAGGCGAGGCATATTACGATGCATGACTTATGCATTGATGGAGGCGCCACTTTGGGAGGTTAA